In the Arachis ipaensis cultivar K30076 chromosome B10, Araip1.1, whole genome shotgun sequence genome, one interval contains:
- the LOC107620989 gene encoding uncharacterized protein LOC107620989: protein MADEHSHAPSINQAEILAINEALRAENQKMAELLRQMGHDRSKGEHKSAENKDNDDEHTSETKHIIPKTTKTTTKKRTNPFAKEVMSFEMPQNFTLPSTLKPYNGIGDPNVHVTKFQAMMFMNKDSDPILCHTFPTFLDGAALIWFSNLPKGSISNFDELAAQFVNHFAASKIYVHNSDYLSTIKQGPNESLKDYMTRFAEATNEIPNLNPEVHLHALKSGLRPGKFQESVVIAKPKTLAEVEEFRALRRADKPIPSRDEEREDIIKDILHSKLIKPPNRAGTYQDQHYLDKSKYCAFHQKYGHTTDDCVIAKDVLEKLARQGLLGKYISSRGRKRSTDDLGQQSKPTDNSRDKGKKVDNDINPPRRIINRISGDFAGGGCTNLARKRSYRTMMTMTETTTSQPVEKDKPEISFVPKDYKANDRNLDDPVVITAQVGEPLVRKILMDSGSSADVLFYSTFQKMKLSDKNLQPSSEELVGFSGERVFIRGYIWLQTTFGEYPNSKTIDIQYLVVDCRNPYNIILGRQSLNAFNAIVSTVHLCVKFLSQDNKVITIHGD, encoded by the exons ATGGCGGACGAGCACAGTCACGCTCCCTCCATCAATCAGGCGGAAATTTTAGCAATCAACGAGGCCCTCAGGGCCGAGAATCAAAAAATGGCTGAGCTCCTGCGACAGATGGGGCACGACCGAAGCAAGGGAGAACACAAGAGTGCCGAAAATAAGGACAATGATGACGAGCACACCTCGGAAACCAAACACATCATCCCCAAAACCACCAAAACGACCACCAAAAAAAGAACCAACCCCTTCGCCAAAGAAGTCATGAGTTTTGAAATGCCTCAGAATTTCACCTTACCGTCAACCTTAAAACCCTACAATGGAATAGGAGATCCGAATGTCCACGTCACCAAGTTCCAGGCCATGATGTTCATGAATAAGGATTCTGACCCGATCTTATGCCACACATTCCCAACTTTCCTAGATGGAGCCGCTCTGATTTGGTTTTCCAACCTCCCTAAAGGCTCCATTTCTAACTTCGACGAACTAGCAGCCCAGTTCGTCAACCACTTCGCCGCATCTAAAATATATGTCCATAACTCCGACTACCTAAGCACCATCAAGCAGGGACCGAACGAAAGCCTAAAAGACTACATGACTAGGTTTGCCGAAGCAACCAACGAGATACCTAACCTAAACCCCGAAGTCCATCTCCACGCCTTAAAGAGCGGCCTTCGGCCAGGGAAATTCCAAGAATCCGTAGTCATTGCAAAACCAAAAACCTTGGCCGAGGTGGAAGAATTCCGGGCACTGCGAAGAGCAGATAAGCCTATCCCAAGCAGAGACGAGGAAAG GGAGGACATAATAAAGGACATATTGCACTCAAAACTTATCAAACCCCCAAATAGGGCCGGTACTTATCAAGACCAGCATTATTTGGACAAATCAAAGTATTGTGCCTTCCACCAGAAGTACGGCCACACCACGGATGACTGCGTAATAGCCAAGGACGTCCTCGAAAAGCTCGCCCGCCAAGGGCTACTAGGCAAGTACATTTCCAGCCGAGGAAGGAAGCGAAGCACAGACGATCTCGGCCAACAATCCAAACCGACTGACAATTCCCGAGATAAAGGGAAAAAGGTAGATAACGATATCAATCCACCCCGCAGAATAATAAACCGTATTTCTGGTGATTTTGCAGGTGGCGGATGCACAAACTTGGCACGAAAAAGGTCGTACCGAACTATGATGACGATGACAGAAACCACCACGTCCCAACCAGTCGAGAAGGACAAGCCAGAAATCTCATTCGTCCCGAAAGACTATAAAGCAAATGACCGGAACTTAGATGACCCGGTTGTCATCACAGCACAAGTCGGGGAGCCATTAGTAAGGAAGATCCTAATGGACTCAGGAAGCAGCGCCGACGTACTTTTCTACTCAACTTTCCAAAAGATGAAACTCAGCGACAAGAATCTCCAACCCTCTTCCGAAGAACTGGTAGGTTTCTCAGGTGAGCGTGTCTTCATTCGAGGTTACATCTGGTTACAAACCACCTTCGGAGAATACCCCAACAGTAAAACAATAGATATACAATATCTTGTTGTAGACTGCAGAAATCCATATAACATCATTTTAGGCAGACAATCCTTGAACGCATTCAATGCTATTGTTTCTACTGTGCATTTGTGTGTTAAGTTTCTTTCACAGGACAACAAAGTCATTACCATCCACGGAGACTAG